The proteins below come from a single Edaphobacter acidisoli genomic window:
- a CDS encoding tetratricopeptide repeat protein has product MSAITATIFCAQSHAQTKPAEHKTTISQSNLAAANEAFRAGSDAFNRNDLKTAHEEFAKLVHLAPNVAAGHAAFGTVLLAEGDPRKAAEELTIAHKLNPADENSTTNLALAYSQLHDYTRAIEYFREAERTQPLTPEAVLAYATALSATSHTAEAQQVVTRALESSPDNAQLHDTLGALLAQQKQYDQANAEFQRAIALDPSLASAHYHRGSLLLEQNDATNAVAELTEANSLVKNNTDYAIQLGLAQRATGDSESAIKTLRTATEQDPKSIEAKYQLALTLQSSGDPRTALPLFQKVEAVRPHDASVLTNLGLALVQTGNAKGAIPYYMRALSITPTNTTLREDLGDAYLQQSDIDHAIEQFRNGLKTDPNNATLHYDLGLALKLKDTPEPAIAELAAAEKLAPDLPDPPYTLGVLYMQLGHFSDAVTQLEKATTLRPDNGDAWALLGNVYRQNNQSDKAIEALHRAIELEPNQPSPHITLASILSEQGDHAGALSERKKAADLSRIAVNRQRANFALDSGSALLRKGQIAAAITQLQTAVAADPTYAEAHLTLADALARQGRNTEARAERQKAEKLLESQPKPTQATSATQPQGEPR; this is encoded by the coding sequence GTGTCGGCAATCACCGCAACAATCTTCTGCGCTCAATCGCACGCGCAAACAAAACCCGCCGAACACAAAACCACCATCTCCCAATCCAACCTCGCAGCCGCCAACGAAGCCTTCCGCGCCGGCTCCGACGCCTTCAACCGCAACGACCTCAAGACCGCCCACGAAGAGTTTGCCAAACTCGTCCACCTCGCACCCAACGTAGCCGCCGGCCACGCCGCCTTCGGCACCGTCCTGCTCGCAGAAGGCGACCCGCGCAAAGCCGCCGAAGAGCTGACCATCGCGCACAAACTGAATCCAGCCGACGAAAACTCCACCACCAACCTCGCGCTCGCCTACTCGCAACTCCACGACTACACCCGCGCCATCGAGTACTTCCGCGAAGCCGAGCGAACCCAGCCACTCACACCCGAAGCCGTCCTCGCCTACGCCACCGCGCTCTCCGCAACATCACACACGGCAGAAGCGCAGCAAGTCGTCACCCGCGCGCTCGAAAGCTCACCAGACAACGCGCAGCTCCACGACACACTAGGCGCCCTGCTCGCCCAGCAAAAGCAATACGACCAGGCCAACGCAGAATTCCAACGAGCCATCGCGCTCGACCCATCGCTCGCCTCCGCCCACTACCATCGCGGCTCCCTGCTGCTCGAACAAAACGACGCCACCAACGCCGTAGCCGAGCTCACCGAAGCCAACTCCCTCGTCAAAAACAACACCGACTACGCCATCCAGTTAGGCCTCGCCCAGCGTGCCACCGGCGACAGCGAATCCGCCATCAAAACCCTGCGCACAGCCACCGAGCAGGACCCGAAATCCATCGAAGCCAAATACCAGCTAGCCCTCACGCTGCAATCCAGCGGCGACCCACGCACCGCGCTTCCACTCTTCCAAAAGGTCGAAGCCGTGCGCCCGCACGACGCCTCCGTCCTCACCAACCTCGGCCTCGCGCTCGTGCAGACCGGCAACGCCAAAGGTGCAATCCCGTATTACATGCGGGCCCTTAGCATCACCCCCACCAACACCACCCTGCGCGAAGACCTCGGCGACGCCTACCTCCAGCAAAGCGACATCGACCACGCCATCGAGCAATTCCGCAACGGCCTCAAAACCGACCCCAACAACGCCACGCTCCACTACGACCTAGGCCTCGCCCTCAAGCTCAAGGACACACCCGAGCCAGCCATCGCCGAACTCGCCGCCGCCGAAAAACTCGCGCCCGACCTCCCCGACCCGCCCTACACGCTCGGCGTCCTCTACATGCAGCTAGGCCACTTTAGCGACGCCGTCACGCAGCTCGAAAAAGCCACCACCCTGCGCCCCGACAACGGCGACGCCTGGGCCCTGCTCGGCAACGTCTATCGCCAAAACAATCAATCGGACAAAGCCATCGAAGCACTCCACCGCGCCATCGAGCTAGAGCCCAACCAGCCCAGCCCGCACATCACCCTCGCTTCCATCCTCAGCGAACAAGGCGACCACGCAGGCGCACTTAGCGAGCGCAAGAAGGCCGCCGACCTCAGCCGCATCGCCGTCAACCGCCAGCGCGCCAACTTCGCCCTCGACAGCGGCAGCGCACTTCTCCGCAAAGGCCAGATAGCAGCCGCCATCACACAACTCCAGACCGCCGTCGCCGCCGACCCCACCTACGCCGAAGCCCATCTCACCTTAGCCGACGCGCTAGCCCGCCAGGGCCGCAACACCGAAGCCCGCGCCGAGCGCCAGAAAGCCGAAAAGCTCCTCGAATCCCAACCCAAACCCACGCAAGCAACTTCGGCCACACAACCGCAGGGAGAGCCTCGTTGA
- a CDS encoding CRTAC1 family protein: MPRADFISRYSPTSRHPERSWARLLRPTQSKDPEAASATHAAPPFQPLQSQAINLNLHATDRVPHLRDSFIVAKVGSSQPPKLGCPILRPWGMLFCLILLTLTIQAQQPYPPTTDHAPPAWFIDVASKAGILVRNVNGSVDDKRYIIEATGSGVAIFDYDRDGWPDIFLVNGTTLPGDKSTPNPPPTSHLFHNNHDGTFTDVTAKAGLTSTAWGQGVCVGDYDNDGYDDLYITGYGKNRLYHNQGNGTFKEVAEQAGVAGTGHEWGTGCAFIDYDRDGHLDLAVANYVHFDLATTPAPGATSGCMWKGVAVMCGPRGLASAPNILYHNLGNGKFEDVSKASGIQNTNGHYCFSITTLDYNDDGWPDIYVACDSTPAILYRNNHNGTFTDVAEDSGVAFNEDGREQAGMGSTSADYDGDGRLDLFKTNFSDDTATLYRNNGDGTYTDQTFPAGLGINTDDLGWGAMFADVDNDGWPDILVVNGHVYPEVDSAHLGSKYREPRLLYSNLGNGKFKDLSKTSGPALTDPRSSRGLATGDLFNDGRVDAVINNLSDYPMLLVNMAKNTNHWIEFNLVGTTSNRDAIGARVTMHTAKRIFVNEVRSGSSYNSSSDLRLHFGLGAETEIKTLEVRWPNGETESFTPPAKVDQILTLTEGKGHPAQTAAAPK, translated from the coding sequence ATGCCGCGCGCAGACTTCATCAGCCGATACTCTCCCACAAGCCGTCATCCTGAGCGGAGTTGGGCGCGTCTTTTGCGCCCAACGCAGTCGAAGGACCCCGAGGCCGCATCGGCAACCCATGCCGCTCCACCCTTTCAGCCACTTCAGTCTCAGGCCATCAACCTCAACCTACACGCCACAGACCGGGTGCCCCATCTTCGCGACAGCTTTATCGTCGCTAAGGTGGGTTCGTCCCAGCCACCAAAGCTCGGGTGCCCCATCCTTCGCCCCTGGGGTATGCTGTTCTGCCTCATCCTCCTCACCCTCACCATCCAGGCTCAGCAACCCTACCCACCCACCACCGATCACGCCCCACCAGCCTGGTTCATCGACGTAGCCTCCAAAGCCGGCATCCTCGTCCGCAACGTCAACGGCAGCGTCGACGACAAGCGTTACATCATCGAAGCCACCGGCTCCGGCGTCGCCATCTTCGACTACGACCGCGACGGCTGGCCCGACATCTTCCTCGTCAACGGCACCACTCTACCCGGCGACAAGTCCACCCCGAACCCGCCGCCCACCAGCCATCTCTTCCACAACAACCACGACGGCACCTTCACCGACGTCACCGCCAAAGCCGGACTCACCTCGACCGCCTGGGGCCAGGGCGTCTGCGTCGGCGACTACGACAACGACGGCTACGACGACCTCTACATCACCGGCTACGGCAAGAACCGCCTCTACCACAACCAGGGCAACGGCACCTTCAAAGAGGTAGCCGAGCAAGCAGGAGTCGCCGGCACCGGCCACGAGTGGGGCACCGGCTGCGCCTTCATCGACTACGACCGCGACGGCCACCTCGACCTCGCCGTCGCCAACTACGTCCACTTCGACCTCGCCACCACACCAGCGCCCGGCGCAACCTCAGGCTGCATGTGGAAGGGCGTCGCCGTCATGTGCGGTCCGCGCGGCCTCGCCAGCGCGCCCAATATCCTCTACCACAACCTCGGCAACGGTAAATTCGAAGACGTCAGCAAAGCCAGCGGCATCCAGAACACCAACGGCCACTACTGCTTCTCCATCACCACGCTCGACTACAACGACGACGGCTGGCCCGACATCTACGTCGCCTGCGACTCCACCCCGGCCATCCTCTACCGCAACAACCACAACGGCACCTTCACCGACGTAGCCGAAGACTCGGGCGTCGCCTTCAACGAAGACGGCCGCGAGCAAGCTGGCATGGGCTCCACCTCCGCCGACTACGACGGCGACGGCCGCCTCGACCTCTTCAAGACCAACTTCTCCGACGACACCGCCACCCTCTACCGCAACAACGGCGACGGCACCTACACCGACCAGACCTTCCCCGCCGGCCTCGGCATCAACACCGACGACCTCGGCTGGGGAGCCATGTTCGCCGACGTCGACAACGACGGCTGGCCCGACATCCTCGTCGTCAACGGTCACGTCTACCCGGAGGTCGATTCAGCCCATCTCGGCTCCAAATACCGCGAGCCGCGCCTGCTCTACTCGAACCTCGGCAACGGAAAATTCAAAGACCTGAGCAAAACCTCCGGCCCCGCGCTCACCGACCCGCGCTCCAGCCGTGGCCTCGCCACCGGCGACCTCTTCAACGACGGCCGTGTCGATGCCGTCATCAACAACCTCAGCGACTACCCCATGCTGCTCGTCAACATGGCGAAGAACACAAACCACTGGATCGAGTTCAATCTCGTCGGCACCACCTCCAACCGCGACGCCATTGGCGCGCGCGTCACCATGCACACCGCCAAACGCATCTTCGTCAACGAAGTCCGCTCAGGCTCCAGCTACAACTCCTCCAGCGACCTGCGCCTCCACTTCGGCTTAGGCGCCGAGACCGAAATCAAAACCCTCGAAGTCCGCTGGCCCAACGGCGAAACCGAATCCTTCACCCCACCCGCAAAAGTCGACCAAATCCTCACCCTCACCGAAGGCAAAGGCCACCCCGCCCAAACCGCAGCCGCCCCAAAATAG
- a CDS encoding amylo-alpha-1,6-glucosidase has product MRLAALLLMMCAGGVAAQTSTQAEFHPVAPFALGESGLAIRHHVEAGVPFTVAGERGVVLGQQEGTFEAWVLPVKLLSHFTISANVEGYPVPIDLNADAAEIQVFPTHTVITYSHIAFTVRQIMFAPDGGDAGAVVLFQIDSTRKVELTFSFTPEMHPMWPQPGQGVPSGEWVKSAAGGFYVLHTDFPDLAGAVAMPGTEPGIMAPYQEKPKFYPLQLVLHYEPKRDGARYFPLLMAAGSTNATATTAALQEKLVRMNEDLPEIYAAHAAEYARMASEQTAIKTPDARFDDDFAWAEVSIEQLRAKVEPSGETAMVAGYYSSGDSARPGFGWFFGRDALYTLYAVDGFGDFALGRDELEFLMKRQRADGKIMHEYSQTAAFVDWKSLPYMYAAADATPLFLTGMLDYVRASGDVEFLRQHRAEVEKAWRFETTHDTDGDGIYDNSQGTGWVESWPSGMPHQEIYLALLDQQGSAAMGELAELMGDADTAKAAAARADALSKKIESEYYEPQLDAYAFSRNADGTLDKTATMFPMIAWWNGGAGLAHADASFRRWDSHDFSTDWGVRDLAESDPFYDPISYHQGSVWPLFTGWASVAEYRTGRALAGYAHLMQNADMTTTQDLGAVTELLSGAYFVPFGRSTSHQLWSSAMVITPALRGLFGVDVDALKGVVMVDPHLPADWNTAEVERLHVGASVCSVEYERRGAEMVVRVKMVSGAAVHLATDVKGARVAADGASITFALPAVEVSVPHGLPLPGARTAQMKVLAETREGRSLRLDLEGEGGSTTMMQVRVNGPRVSVHADGADLSDAKADGLLPLMVSFPAGAGYQEKTVTLRW; this is encoded by the coding sequence ATGAGGCTGGCGGCTTTGCTGTTGATGATGTGTGCGGGTGGTGTGGCGGCGCAGACTTCGACGCAGGCGGAGTTTCATCCGGTTGCTCCGTTTGCGCTGGGTGAGAGTGGGTTGGCGATTCGGCATCATGTTGAGGCGGGTGTGCCGTTCACGGTGGCGGGTGAGCGCGGTGTGGTGCTGGGGCAGCAGGAGGGGACGTTTGAGGCGTGGGTGTTGCCGGTGAAGCTGCTGAGCCACTTTACGATTTCGGCGAACGTTGAGGGTTATCCGGTGCCGATTGATCTGAATGCTGATGCGGCGGAGATTCAGGTGTTTCCTACGCACACAGTCATCACGTATTCGCACATTGCGTTTACGGTGCGGCAGATTATGTTTGCTCCTGATGGTGGCGATGCGGGCGCGGTGGTGCTGTTTCAGATTGATTCGACGCGCAAGGTTGAGTTGACGTTCAGCTTCACGCCGGAGATGCATCCGATGTGGCCGCAGCCGGGGCAGGGCGTGCCTTCGGGTGAGTGGGTGAAGTCGGCGGCGGGCGGGTTTTATGTGCTGCACACGGATTTTCCTGATCTTGCGGGTGCGGTGGCGATGCCGGGAACGGAGCCGGGGATTATGGCGCCGTATCAGGAGAAGCCGAAGTTTTATCCGTTGCAGTTGGTTCTGCACTACGAGCCGAAGCGCGATGGGGCGCGGTATTTTCCGCTGCTGATGGCGGCGGGTTCGACGAACGCGACTGCGACTACGGCTGCTTTGCAGGAGAAGCTGGTGCGGATGAATGAGGATCTTCCTGAGATTTATGCGGCGCACGCGGCTGAGTATGCGCGCATGGCCTCGGAGCAGACTGCGATTAAGACTCCGGATGCGCGCTTCGATGACGACTTCGCGTGGGCGGAGGTTTCGATTGAGCAACTGCGGGCGAAGGTTGAGCCGAGCGGCGAGACAGCGATGGTTGCTGGATATTATTCGTCGGGCGATTCGGCGCGGCCTGGGTTTGGGTGGTTCTTTGGGCGTGATGCTCTGTACACGCTGTATGCGGTGGATGGGTTTGGCGACTTTGCGCTGGGCCGCGATGAGCTTGAGTTTTTGATGAAGCGGCAGCGCGCGGACGGCAAGATTATGCACGAGTACTCGCAGACGGCGGCGTTTGTGGATTGGAAGTCGCTGCCGTATATGTATGCGGCGGCGGATGCGACTCCGCTGTTTTTGACGGGGATGCTGGATTATGTGCGGGCGAGCGGGGATGTGGAGTTTCTGCGGCAGCATCGCGCGGAGGTGGAGAAGGCGTGGAGGTTTGAGACGACGCATGACACGGATGGTGACGGCATCTACGACAACTCGCAGGGGACGGGCTGGGTGGAGAGCTGGCCTTCGGGGATGCCGCATCAGGAGATCTATCTGGCGCTGCTGGATCAGCAAGGGTCGGCGGCGATGGGCGAGCTTGCGGAGCTGATGGGTGATGCGGATACAGCGAAGGCTGCGGCGGCGCGGGCGGATGCGTTGAGTAAGAAGATTGAGAGCGAGTATTACGAGCCGCAACTTGATGCGTATGCCTTCAGCCGCAATGCCGACGGTACGCTGGACAAGACGGCGACGATGTTTCCGATGATTGCGTGGTGGAATGGTGGCGCGGGGTTGGCTCATGCGGATGCGAGCTTTCGACGGTGGGACTCGCATGATTTTTCGACGGACTGGGGCGTGCGCGACCTGGCGGAGAGCGATCCGTTCTATGACCCGATCAGCTATCACCAGGGGTCGGTGTGGCCGCTGTTTACCGGGTGGGCTTCGGTGGCGGAGTATCGCACGGGGCGTGCGCTTGCGGGGTATGCGCACCTGATGCAGAACGCCGATATGACTACGACTCAGGATTTGGGTGCGGTGACGGAGTTGCTTTCGGGGGCGTACTTTGTGCCGTTTGGGCGGAGCACGAGCCACCAGTTGTGGTCGTCGGCGATGGTGATTACGCCTGCGTTGCGTGGGCTGTTTGGGGTGGATGTGGATGCGTTGAAGGGTGTGGTGATGGTTGATCCTCATCTGCCTGCGGATTGGAATACGGCTGAGGTAGAGCGGCTGCATGTGGGGGCTTCGGTGTGTTCAGTTGAGTATGAACGGCGCGGCGCGGAGATGGTGGTGCGGGTGAAGATGGTTTCGGGTGCGGCGGTGCATCTGGCGACGGATGTGAAGGGCGCGCGTGTGGCGGCGGATGGTGCGTCGATTACGTTTGCGTTGCCTGCGGTTGAGGTGAGTGTGCCGCATGGGCTTCCGTTGCCGGGCGCGCGGACGGCGCAGATGAAGGTGCTGGCCGAGACGCGGGAGGGACGGTCGTTGCGGCTTGATCTTGAAGGCGAGGGCGGATCGACGACGATGATGCAGGTGCGGGTGAATGGGCCGCGCGTGAGCGTTCATGCGGATGGTGCGGATTTGTCGGATGCGAAGGCGGATGGGTTGCTTCCGCTGATGGTGAGTTTTCCCGCGGGTGCGGGGTATCAGGAGAAGACGGTTACTTTGCGGTGGTAG
- a CDS encoding CRTAC1 family protein, giving the protein MNRSRRSFLTSLSATALVLTFDDILALAAPQSTMQRPTYNATPHAAPKQLPSPVLGTPLGVSFIDVARQSGLNARTIYGGEHHNKYLLETTGCGVAFYDYDHDDWLDIFLVNGFRLEGFPKGHEPTCHLFKNNRDGTFTDVTQKAGLARSGWGQGCCIGDYNNDGYDDLFVSYYGQNALYRNNGNGTFTDVTKEAGLLQSTKRWNSGCAFLDYDRDGHLDLFVANYIDFDIKTAPIPSAAGCEYKGIQVACGPPGLQGGKNILYHNNGDGTFTDVSAKSGILDTIGTYGLSVAVCDFDNDGWPDIYVANDSMPATLYQNQHNGTFKDNAIEDGVAYSPDGKPQAGMGVSVGDYNRDGFFDIVKTNFAGDTDSLYLNLGDGTFDDRTYQSGLGVNTRFLGWGCGFFDMDNDGWPDILIANGHVYPEVDGTQVDAPYAEHKYLYRNLRNGQFEDVSAKGGPGIMELVPARGCAFGDYDNDGDIDIVVNCINHTPQLLRCDSTTGRNWIKIRTVGTKSNRTGIGARITVTTQTSPTAKPFAQIDEVRSGGSYYSQNDLRIHFGLDRATKADIEITWPSGTKDKLPNLTANRLYVIEEGGKILKTMPMGKP; this is encoded by the coding sequence TTGAACCGGTCCCGCCGCAGCTTCCTCACCTCTCTCTCCGCCACAGCGCTCGTCCTCACCTTCGACGACATCCTCGCCCTCGCCGCGCCGCAGAGCACCATGCAGCGCCCCACCTACAACGCCACGCCGCACGCCGCGCCCAAGCAATTGCCCTCACCCGTCCTCGGCACACCGCTCGGCGTCAGCTTCATCGACGTCGCCCGCCAATCCGGCCTCAACGCCCGAACCATCTACGGCGGCGAGCACCACAACAAATATCTCCTCGAAACCACCGGCTGCGGCGTCGCCTTCTACGACTACGACCACGACGACTGGCTCGACATCTTCCTCGTCAACGGCTTCCGCCTCGAAGGCTTCCCCAAAGGCCACGAGCCCACCTGCCATCTCTTCAAAAACAATCGCGACGGCACCTTCACCGACGTCACCCAGAAGGCAGGCCTCGCCCGCAGCGGCTGGGGCCAGGGCTGCTGCATCGGCGACTACAACAACGACGGCTACGACGACCTCTTCGTCTCCTACTACGGCCAGAACGCGCTCTACCGCAACAACGGCAACGGCACCTTCACCGACGTCACCAAAGAAGCAGGTCTGCTCCAGTCGACCAAGCGATGGAACTCCGGCTGCGCCTTCCTCGACTACGACCGCGACGGCCATCTCGACCTCTTCGTCGCCAACTACATCGACTTCGACATCAAGACCGCGCCCATCCCCTCAGCCGCCGGCTGCGAGTACAAAGGCATCCAGGTAGCCTGTGGCCCGCCGGGCTTACAAGGTGGCAAGAACATCCTCTACCACAACAACGGCGACGGCACCTTTACCGACGTCTCCGCGAAATCCGGCATCCTCGACACCATCGGCACGTATGGTCTTTCAGTAGCCGTCTGCGACTTCGACAACGACGGCTGGCCCGACATCTACGTAGCCAACGACTCCATGCCCGCCACCCTCTACCAGAACCAGCACAACGGCACCTTCAAAGACAACGCCATCGAAGACGGCGTCGCCTACTCGCCCGACGGCAAACCACAAGCCGGCATGGGCGTCTCCGTCGGCGACTACAACCGAGACGGCTTCTTCGACATCGTCAAAACCAACTTCGCCGGCGACACCGACTCCCTCTACCTCAACCTCGGCGACGGCACCTTCGACGACCGCACCTACCAGTCCGGCCTCGGCGTCAACACCCGCTTCCTCGGCTGGGGCTGCGGCTTCTTCGACATGGACAACGACGGCTGGCCCGACATCCTCATCGCCAACGGCCACGTCTACCCCGAAGTCGACGGCACCCAGGTCGACGCCCCCTACGCCGAGCACAAATATCTCTACCGCAACCTCCGCAACGGCCAGTTCGAAGATGTCTCCGCGAAAGGCGGCCCCGGCATCATGGAGCTGGTTCCCGCCCGTGGCTGTGCCTTCGGCGACTACGATAACGACGGCGACATCGACATAGTCGTCAACTGCATCAACCACACGCCGCAACTTCTCCGCTGCGACTCCACCACCGGCCGCAACTGGATCAAGATCCGCACCGTCGGCACAAAATCCAACCGCACCGGCATCGGCGCGCGCATCACCGTCACCACACAAACCTCACCCACAGCAAAACCATTCGCGCAGATCGACGAAGTCCGCAGCGGCGGCAGTTACTACTCACAGAACGACCTGCGTATCCACTTCGGCCTCGACCGCGCCACAAAAGCCGACATAGAAATCACCTGGCCCTCCGGCACAAAAGACAAGCTCCCCAACCTCACCGCCAACCGTCTCTACGTCATCGAAGAAGGCGGCAAAATCCTCAAGACCATGCCCATGGGAAAACCCTAA